In one window of Armatimonadota bacterium DNA:
- the trpC gene encoding indole-3-glycerol phosphate synthase TrpC has product MSVLDEILADKRREVAERKAALPHPGARSSPARDFTSALRGEGVAIIAEFKRASPSRGVIADRPSPAQAAAAYEVGGAAAMSVLTDTKYFDGSLADLQQARGACSLPILRKDFLVDEWQLQESAAAGADAVLLICAALGDDLTPMLGTARDLGLAALVETHNAVEVARAVAVGAGIIGINNRDLTTFQVDLATTRELRPLVPADRIGVSESGISTADDVRALSALGVNAVLVGEALMVAEDSGAMTRELVEAGRHKALSP; this is encoded by the coding sequence GTGAGCGTGCTCGACGAGATACTGGCGGACAAACGCCGGGAAGTCGCGGAGCGCAAGGCCGCCCTCCCCCACCCCGGCGCGCGTTCTTCGCCCGCCCGCGACTTCACATCGGCACTGCGCGGAGAGGGAGTCGCGATCATCGCGGAATTCAAGCGGGCATCCCCGTCGCGAGGCGTCATCGCCGACCGGCCGTCCCCGGCGCAGGCCGCCGCTGCATACGAGGTGGGCGGCGCGGCAGCGATGTCGGTGCTTACCGATACGAAGTACTTCGACGGCAGCCTGGCGGATCTGCAACAAGCGCGCGGGGCGTGTTCCCTGCCGATCCTGCGCAAGGATTTCCTTGTGGACGAGTGGCAACTCCAGGAGAGCGCCGCTGCGGGAGCCGACGCGGTGTTGCTGATTTGCGCCGCGCTGGGGGACGACCTGACGCCGATGCTCGGCACCGCGCGCGACCTCGGTCTCGCGGCACTGGTGGAGACGCACAATGCGGTAGAGGTGGCGCGTGCTGTTGCCGTCGGCGCGGGAATCATCGGCATCAACAACCGCGATCTGACGACGTTCCAAGTCGACCTCGCGACGACGCGCGAGCTGCGGCCGCTCGTGCCGGCGGACCGCATCGGCGTCAGCGAAAGCGGCATCAGCACGGCTGATGACGTCCGCGCGTTGTCGGCGCTGGGCGTCAACGCGGTGCTGGTCGGCGAGGCGCTGATGGTGGCGGAGGATTCAGGCGCGATGACACGGGAACTCGTAGAGGCGGGACGGCACAAAGCCCTGTCACCCTGA
- a CDS encoding phosphoribosylanthranilate isomerase, with translation MTRIKICGITSIDDASAAVELGADALGFVFARSPRKIAPRDAAAIVGGLPPFVTAVAVAADEEIGELRSKLEISGCQAVQLHGGESPGYLDQLGAWRIIKAFRVRRKGDLEGMDDYDRADAFLLDSRVTGKRGGTGVAFDWRLAKRAAEAGKPIILAGGLNPDNVVAALEAARPYAVDVSTGVESAPGKKDRDLMREFVRAVREFDAGKA, from the coding sequence ATGACACGCATCAAGATCTGTGGGATTACGAGTATTGACGATGCCTCGGCGGCGGTCGAACTGGGCGCTGATGCGTTGGGCTTTGTTTTCGCCCGCAGCCCGCGGAAGATTGCACCGAGGGACGCTGCGGCTATCGTCGGCGGGCTGCCGCCGTTTGTCACCGCCGTCGCGGTCGCGGCCGACGAAGAGATCGGCGAACTCCGGAGCAAACTGGAGATCTCGGGCTGCCAGGCAGTGCAGTTGCACGGGGGGGAGTCGCCCGGTTATCTCGACCAGCTCGGCGCGTGGCGGATTATCAAGGCCTTTCGGGTGCGCCGCAAGGGCGATCTCGAAGGGATGGATGACTACGACCGGGCGGACGCCTTCCTTCTCGACTCGCGGGTCACAGGCAAGCGCGGCGGGACGGGCGTCGCCTTCGACTGGAGGCTGGCGAAGAGGGCGGCGGAAGCAGGAAAGCCGATTATCCTCGCCGGGGGGCTGAACCCGGATAATGTGGTGGCGGCGCTTGAGGCGGCGCGACCATACGCGGTGGACGTCAGCACGGGTGTCGAGTCGGCGCCGGGGAAGAAGGATCGCGATCTGATGCGCGAGTTCGTGCGCGCGGTGAGGGAATTCGATGCAGGGAAAGCGTGA
- the trpB gene encoding tryptophan synthase subunit beta: protein MQGKREAAALPDGRGRFGSYGGRFVPETLMAPLEELTQAYAEAKQDPEFQRELDYYLRYYAGRPTPVYFCRRLSEAWGGPKVYLKREDLAHTGSHKINNTLGQALLARRMGKRRIIAETGAGQHGVATATVAALFGFECDVYMGEEDMERQALNVFRMRLLGARVIGVSAGSKTLKDATSEAFRDWVTNVEHTFYVIGSVVGAHPYPMMVRDFQSVIGREARAQMVEVEGRLPDCILACVGGGSNSIGIFYPMLDDDVRFVGVEAAGEGLESGRHSASLGIGTPGILHGAMTSLLQDTHGQIHPTHSIAAGLDYPGVGPEHAHLRDTKRAQYVSVTDAEAVEAFRELSRLEGIIPALESAHAVAYARTVAKDMDSSGVILINLSGRGDKDAAIIEHLSEGGAA, encoded by the coding sequence ATGCAGGGAAAGCGTGAGGCAGCGGCGCTGCCTGATGGGCGCGGCCGTTTTGGGTCGTACGGCGGACGGTTCGTGCCCGAGACGTTGATGGCGCCGCTGGAGGAATTGACGCAGGCGTACGCGGAGGCGAAACAGGACCCCGAGTTCCAACGCGAACTCGACTACTATCTGCGCTACTACGCGGGGCGGCCGACGCCCGTGTACTTCTGTCGCCGACTGAGCGAAGCGTGGGGCGGCCCGAAGGTGTACCTCAAGCGCGAGGACCTCGCGCACACGGGATCGCACAAGATCAACAACACTCTGGGTCAGGCGCTGCTGGCGCGGCGCATGGGCAAGCGGAGGATTATCGCCGAGACCGGCGCCGGGCAGCACGGCGTCGCCACGGCGACCGTCGCCGCGTTGTTCGGTTTCGAGTGCGACGTCTACATGGGCGAAGAAGACATGGAGCGCCAGGCGCTCAACGTCTTTCGCATGCGACTGCTGGGCGCGCGCGTCATCGGCGTCAGCGCCGGCAGCAAGACACTGAAGGACGCGACGAGCGAGGCGTTCCGCGATTGGGTGACCAACGTCGAGCACACGTTCTACGTCATCGGCTCGGTGGTCGGAGCGCATCCGTACCCGATGATGGTGCGCGATTTCCAGAGCGTCATCGGTCGCGAGGCGCGGGCCCAGATGGTGGAGGTCGAAGGCCGGCTGCCGGACTGCATCCTGGCCTGCGTCGGCGGCGGGTCGAACTCCATCGGCATCTTCTATCCCATGCTGGATGACGACGTGCGCTTTGTCGGCGTCGAGGCGGCCGGGGAAGGATTGGAAAGCGGACGCCATTCCGCCAGCCTCGGCATCGGCACTCCGGGCATCCTCCATGGGGCGATGACCTCGCTGCTGCAGGACACCCACGGGCAGATCCATCCGACGCACTCGATCGCCGCCGGGCTCGACTATCCCGGCGTGGGCCCGGAGCACGCGCACCTGCGCGACACGAAGCGAGCGCAGTACGTGTCGGTGACCGACGCCGAGGCAGTGGAGGCGTTCCGCGAACTCTCTCGTCTCGAGGGCATCATACCGGCGCTGGAGAGCGCGCACGCCGTGGCGTATGCGCGAACGGTCGCAAAAGACATGGATTCAAGCGGCGTGATACTCATCAACCTTTCCGGCCGCGGAGACAAGGACGCGGCGATCATCGAGCACCTGAGCGAAGGGGGCGCAGCGTGA
- a CDS encoding tryptophan synthase subunit alpha, with product MTRIARRFSELRANGEGALIPFIVAGDPDTERSLRVTAALARAGADVIELGVPFSDPLADGPVNQAAYDRALRAGASVDGVLELVKRFRDGSETPVVLMTYANPIAQYGWERFASAAAAAGVDGVLLTDLPPEEAETWLPHARAAGLDTIFLLAPTSPDSRIASVAEMATGYVYCVSRLGVTGARDRLPPDARVLVTRVRGVGLRALPVVVGFGLSQPEQVREVCEFSDGAVVGSALVSLIAKHAADTDLERAVEGFLGTLKQATRR from the coding sequence GTGACGCGCATCGCCAGGCGGTTTTCAGAGCTGCGGGCCAACGGCGAGGGAGCGCTCATCCCGTTCATCGTCGCGGGCGATCCGGACACTGAAAGAAGCCTGCGCGTCACGGCGGCTCTAGCGCGCGCGGGGGCGGATGTGATCGAACTCGGCGTGCCGTTCTCCGATCCCCTGGCGGACGGCCCGGTGAATCAGGCGGCCTACGATCGCGCGCTGCGAGCAGGCGCGTCCGTTGACGGCGTACTCGAGTTGGTCAAGCGATTTCGAGATGGCTCCGAGACGCCGGTCGTGCTCATGACCTACGCCAATCCGATAGCGCAGTACGGATGGGAGAGATTCGCCTCCGCCGCGGCGGCGGCGGGAGTGGACGGCGTTCTGCTGACCGACCTCCCCCCCGAGGAAGCCGAGACCTGGCTGCCGCATGCGCGCGCGGCGGGCCTGGATACGATCTTTCTCCTCGCCCCGACCAGCCCGGACTCCAGGATTGCCTCAGTGGCGGAAATGGCGACCGGCTACGTGTACTGCGTGTCCCGCTTGGGCGTGACGGGCGCGCGAGACCGGCTCCCGCCCGATGCTCGCGTGCTGGTCACGCGAGTACGCGGAGTCGGGCTGCGCGCACTGCCCGTGGTCGTGGGGTTCGGGTTGTCGCAGCCCGAGCAAGTCAGGGAGGTGTGCGAGTTCTCGGATGGAGCGGTCGTCGGCAGTGCCCTCGTCAGCCTCATCGCGAAACATGCCGCCGACACCGATCTCGAGCGGGCGGTGGAAGGATTTCTCGGAACTCTCAAGCAGGCGACCCGCCGCTGA
- a CDS encoding zinc ABC transporter substrate-binding protein, producing the protein MKRMLIMAGLAAVLTLGGTQAAWAKLHVVTTLPDYAEFVKAIGGDRVSVSNIVRGDQDAHFIRPKPSFVNMVRQADVLIETGLDLEIWVPTVVDKSGNRDVRSGQRGYVSAAQGMRMLEKPTVLSRAEGGLHIYGNPHVTCSPLNMKVAARNIAAGLIKNDPAGKDSYRKNLAALEGELDQRLFGADLVKLLGSKTLCDLAEKNKLIPFLRSQKFKGKPLIDYLGGWHGRMLPLRGKEVVTYHKNWVYFLDLFGLKEAGTVEPKPGIPPSARHVAELVQLMRDQNIRILLAANYFDEGEVRGVASRVNAQAVIVPLYVGGAPQAKDYFSLVDYWVDSLLSAARKAGAI; encoded by the coding sequence ATGAAACGGATGCTGATTATGGCCGGGCTTGCTGCCGTGCTGACGCTCGGCGGCACCCAGGCCGCTTGGGCCAAACTTCATGTCGTGACAACGCTGCCGGATTACGCGGAGTTCGTCAAGGCCATCGGCGGCGATCGCGTATCGGTCTCCAACATCGTGCGCGGCGACCAGGATGCCCATTTCATCCGACCCAAGCCGTCGTTCGTCAACATGGTTCGCCAGGCCGACGTGCTGATCGAGACCGGGCTCGACCTGGAGATCTGGGTGCCGACGGTGGTGGACAAGTCGGGCAATCGCGACGTGCGCAGCGGCCAGCGCGGGTACGTGTCGGCGGCGCAAGGCATGAGAATGCTGGAAAAGCCGACGGTGTTGTCGCGGGCCGAGGGCGGGTTGCACATCTACGGCAACCCGCATGTCACGTGCAGTCCGCTCAACATGAAAGTCGCCGCGCGCAACATCGCCGCCGGCCTCATCAAGAACGATCCCGCGGGCAAGGACTCCTATCGGAAGAACCTCGCCGCCCTCGAAGGCGAGCTGGACCAGCGCCTGTTCGGCGCCGACCTAGTCAAGCTGCTGGGCAGCAAGACCCTGTGCGACCTGGCCGAGAAGAACAAGCTCATTCCGTTCCTGAGGTCGCAAAAGTTCAAGGGCAAGCCGCTCATCGACTACCTGGGCGGATGGCATGGGCGGATGCTGCCGTTGCGGGGCAAGGAGGTCGTGACGTATCACAAGAACTGGGTGTACTTCCTCGACCTCTTCGGGCTCAAGGAGGCGGGCACGGTTGAGCCGAAGCCCGGCATCCCGCCGTCAGCTAGGCATGTCGCCGAACTCGTGCAGCTCATGCGCGACCAGAACATCCGCATCCTTCTCGCCGCGAATTACTTCGACGAGGGAGAGGTCAGGGGCGTCGCCTCGCGCGTCAACGCGCAGGCGGTAATCGTTCCGCTGTACGTCGGCGGCGCGCCGCAGGCAAAGGACTACTTCAGCCTGGTTGACTACTGGGTTGATTCGCTGCTCAGCGCGGCTCGCAAGGCGGGCGCGATCTAG
- a CDS encoding metal ABC transporter permease, whose product MAFGAVVSLMLPAFCMCVLLVGIMSYLGIHVIKREIIFVDLALAQIAALGTLIALLLGIPLYTQASYVFAVVLTAIAAVIFTITRMRESKVPQEAVIGLVYAIAAATAILLIDKAPHGAEHVKDILTGSVLWVKWTTIRTAAIVFAAVGLFHYIFRRQFLLVAENAARAESAGVNVRVWDFLFYLSFGFVITMSVNTAGVLLVFVFLVAPAVMAMLVTDRLERQLLFGWLVGVAVTTAGLVVSYAADLPTGPMVIGMYAAALVIVAAVMYNVRAPDKTRALGATTAVAALFAAAFGVLFLAGKMLASPGADGGHARHAHAHNAVAAEKQRQPSAPHAEAADHNVADEAPPGAPKPPAAVRERSAPALKPPGLSEIEKAYEQSDDPQEKTDLVVRAIDKDERAGVALALRFLAGEPPAFFAQTVVNKLDEVAGLATGFEVTEPFAADVNQQAARRLKARYGLR is encoded by the coding sequence ATGGCATTTGGAGCTGTTGTGTCGCTCATGCTGCCCGCCTTCTGCATGTGCGTTCTGTTGGTGGGCATCATGTCGTACCTCGGCATCCACGTGATCAAGCGCGAGATCATCTTCGTGGACTTGGCACTGGCGCAAATCGCGGCGTTGGGGACCTTGATCGCGTTGCTGCTGGGCATACCACTGTACACACAGGCGTCCTATGTGTTTGCCGTGGTGTTGACGGCGATCGCGGCGGTGATCTTTACCATCACGCGAATGCGCGAGAGCAAGGTGCCGCAGGAGGCGGTGATCGGCCTGGTGTACGCCATCGCCGCCGCCACCGCCATCCTGCTCATCGACAAAGCCCCGCACGGCGCGGAGCACGTCAAGGACATCCTCACCGGCTCGGTGCTCTGGGTCAAGTGGACGACCATTCGCACCGCTGCGATCGTGTTTGCGGCCGTCGGTCTGTTCCACTACATCTTCCGCCGTCAATTCCTGCTCGTCGCCGAAAACGCGGCGCGCGCCGAGTCGGCGGGCGTCAATGTCCGCGTGTGGGATTTCCTGTTCTACCTCTCGTTCGGCTTCGTCATCACGATGTCGGTCAACACCGCGGGGGTACTGCTGGTCTTCGTTTTCCTGGTCGCGCCGGCGGTGATGGCAATGCTCGTTACCGACCGCTTGGAGCGCCAACTTCTTTTCGGGTGGCTCGTCGGGGTCGCAGTGACCACCGCTGGGCTCGTCGTGTCGTATGCGGCCGATCTGCCCACCGGTCCGATGGTCATCGGCATGTACGCGGCGGCGCTGGTCATCGTCGCGGCGGTCATGTACAACGTGCGCGCGCCGGACAAAACGCGTGCGCTGGGAGCAACTACCGCCGTCGCGGCTCTTTTCGCAGCCGCGTTCGGCGTACTGTTCCTGGCCGGAAAGATGCTCGCGAGTCCAGGCGCTGACGGCGGCCACGCCCGCCACGCCCACGCGCATAACGCCGTTGCGGCGGAGAAGCAACGGCAGCCGTCGGCACCACACGCCGAGGCGGCCGACCACAACGTCGCAGATGAGGCACCGCCCGGCGCGCCGAAGCCTCCGGCGGCGGTTCGGGAGCGATCGGCACCCGCACTCAAGCCGCCGGGTCTGAGCGAGATCGAGAAGGCCTACGAGCAAAGCGACGATCCGCAGGAGAAGACCGACCTCGTCGTGCGCGCGATAGACAAGGACGAGCGAGCGGGAGTCGCCCTTGCCCTGCGCTTCCTGGCCGGCGAGCCGCCGGCGTTTTTCGCGCAGACCGTGGTGAACAAGCTCGATGAGGTGGCGGGGCTGGCGACTGGGTTCGAGGTTACCGAGCCGTTCGCGGCTGACGTGAACCAGCAGGCGGCCAGGAGGCTGAAGGCCAGATACGGCTTGCGCTAA
- a CDS encoding gfo/Idh/MocA family oxidoreductase, whose translation SVPTEMLRGWSARTRLPFWLMSHTVDRVRWLFGREATRVYAVSRSGVLTGLGFDTPDAYVATVEFEGDAFACFESCWILPNSLPSVVDNRMELIFTGGKLEFDAGDMCLHHATPETYKRSGVLWTQAGGEPRGFVLDAIRHFVECVLAGRDPEPSAGDGLSVLRITAAIVRSAQERRVVELA comes from the coding sequence GTCCGTGCCCACGGAAATGCTGCGCGGCTGGTCGGCGCGGACGCGCCTCCCGTTCTGGCTCATGAGCCATACGGTGGACCGCGTGCGCTGGCTGTTCGGCCGCGAGGCGACGCGTGTGTATGCCGTGTCGCGTTCAGGTGTGCTCACCGGCCTTGGGTTCGACACCCCGGACGCCTACGTCGCTACGGTCGAGTTCGAGGGTGACGCCTTCGCGTGCTTCGAGTCGTGCTGGATACTGCCCAACAGCCTGCCGTCGGTTGTGGACAACCGTATGGAGTTGATCTTCACCGGCGGCAAGCTCGAGTTTGACGCAGGCGACATGTGCCTGCACCACGCGACACCGGAGACCTACAAGCGCTCGGGCGTTCTATGGACGCAAGCCGGCGGCGAGCCGCGCGGGTTCGTCCTCGACGCGATCAGGCACTTCGTTGAATGCGTTCTCGCCGGCCGCGACCCCGAGCCATCGGCGGGGGACGGCTTGTCGGTGCTGCGCATCACCGCTGCCATCGTGCGATCGGCGCAAGAGCGGCGGGTCGTCGAGCTGGCGTGA
- a CDS encoding heparinase II/III family protein has translation MKRRSISLAAVSALVLVLGPRVGPSAVLENAMASAERRHPLLFASAEEIARAKQRAAKHDWARAVYDGIIAGAERALVDAVEVPDRGGQWSHYYSCPKHGVRLKMESPTRHVCPHGGEVYSGWPYDDVAVTYTHHKYTADLENLGLAYAFTGDRRYAERAREILLAYAAKYAGYKIHDVRGGERASGGKRFAQTLDEAVSLVRVAWGYDLIYETLTPEDRERIETEFLRPSVEVILRNRAGKSNWQSWHNAGIAAVGFCLGDAGMIRTALDDPKHGFRYQMQASVLSDGSWYEGAPSYHFYALSALAYTSEAAHHAGINLYDIPAYKSLFDGPLDLVYPDLTFPGLNDADRFSLLGQERFYDLAYARYGGERYGAVVARGNRRNLFALLYGAETTPVDSDLAAGSVDLDGLGCAVLRDGIGADGRYLLLDYGPHGGGHGHPEKLQVLLYGLGQELAPDAGRLAYSVPMHGSWYRQTVAHNTIVVDQQSQQPTDGRLMLFHTEAGFQAARAVCTGAYEGVALDRTVIVLPDYIVDVYRAHSDAPHTYDWVYHNIGRVRADVTTFECRQPLGKDAGYQHLERLRRAQAPGAWRAAWQVEGGQVRLVAADGCGPAELFFADAPAQPPTTRMPLVICRREGEGAVFVSAIELVPRQVAHCVESIALKGWMGPPGARGLAIEVTTTDGVESFWIADDPETAGAQIVYVPAGGKKRAAP, from the coding sequence ATGAAGCGCCGGAGCATCAGCCTGGCGGCGGTCAGCGCTCTCGTACTTGTGCTCGGTCCGCGCGTGGGACCGTCGGCCGTCTTGGAGAATGCAATGGCGTCGGCTGAACGCCGTCATCCCTTGCTCTTCGCCTCCGCCGAGGAGATCGCGCGCGCGAAGCAGCGCGCCGCGAAACACGATTGGGCGAGGGCGGTGTACGACGGCATCATCGCCGGCGCCGAGCGGGCGCTCGTCGACGCTGTCGAGGTCCCCGATAGGGGCGGGCAATGGAGCCACTACTACAGTTGCCCCAAACACGGCGTCCGGCTGAAGATGGAATCGCCGACGCGTCACGTCTGCCCCCACGGCGGCGAGGTGTACAGCGGGTGGCCGTACGACGACGTCGCCGTGACGTATACGCACCACAAGTACACCGCGGATCTCGAGAATCTTGGCCTCGCGTATGCGTTCACCGGCGATCGCCGTTACGCCGAGCGCGCGCGGGAGATACTCCTCGCTTATGCCGCGAAGTATGCGGGCTACAAGATCCACGACGTCAGGGGCGGCGAGCGCGCCTCGGGCGGCAAGCGGTTCGCGCAGACCCTCGACGAGGCGGTGAGCCTGGTGCGCGTCGCGTGGGGCTATGATCTCATCTACGAGACCCTCACGCCCGAAGACCGCGAGCGCATCGAGACGGAGTTCCTGCGCCCGAGCGTCGAAGTCATCCTGCGCAACCGCGCCGGGAAGAGCAACTGGCAGTCCTGGCACAACGCGGGCATCGCCGCGGTCGGCTTCTGCCTCGGCGACGCGGGGATGATCCGCACCGCCCTCGACGACCCCAAGCACGGCTTCCGCTATCAGATGCAGGCGAGCGTGCTCTCCGACGGGTCGTGGTATGAGGGCGCGCCGTCGTATCACTTCTACGCCCTATCGGCTCTGGCTTACACCAGCGAAGCCGCGCATCACGCCGGCATCAATCTCTACGACATTCCTGCCTACAAGTCGCTGTTCGACGGCCCGCTCGATCTGGTCTATCCCGACCTGACGTTCCCCGGGCTCAATGATGCCGACCGCTTCTCGCTCCTCGGCCAGGAGCGGTTCTACGACCTGGCATACGCGCGGTACGGCGGCGAGCGCTACGGGGCGGTAGTTGCCCGCGGCAACCGGCGTAACCTGTTTGCCCTGCTCTACGGCGCGGAGACGACCCCGGTTGATTCCGACCTCGCCGCGGGCAGCGTGGATCTCGACGGGCTCGGGTGCGCCGTTCTACGAGACGGTATCGGCGCGGACGGCCGGTACCTGCTGCTCGACTACGGGCCGCACGGCGGCGGCCACGGGCACCCGGAGAAGCTGCAAGTCCTGCTCTACGGCCTGGGCCAGGAACTCGCGCCGGATGCCGGACGGCTGGCGTACAGCGTGCCGATGCACGGTTCGTGGTATCGCCAGACCGTGGCGCACAATACGATCGTGGTGGATCAGCAGAGCCAGCAGCCGACCGACGGGCGGCTCATGCTGTTCCACACCGAAGCGGGGTTCCAAGCGGCGCGGGCTGTGTGCACCGGCGCGTACGAGGGGGTCGCGCTCGACCGCACGGTGATCGTGCTGCCCGACTACATCGTGGACGTGTATCGCGCGCACAGCGATGCCCCGCACACCTACGACTGGGTCTATCATAACATCGGGCGGGTGCGCGCGGACGTGACGACTTTCGAATGCAGGCAACCGCTGGGCAAAGATGCCGGCTACCAGCACTTGGAGCGGCTGCGTCGGGCGCAAGCGCCCGGCGCGTGGCGCGCGGCGTGGCAGGTGGAGGGCGGGCAGGTGCGCCTCGTCGCGGCGGATGGCTGCGGGCCGGCGGAACTCTTCTTCGCGGACGCGCCGGCGCAGCCGCCGACCACGCGCATGCCGCTCGTCATCTGCCGCCGCGAGGGCGAGGGCGCGGTGTTTGTCTCCGCGATCGAACTCGTACCGAGACAGGTGGCGCACTGCGTGGAGTCCATCGCTCTCAAGGGCTGGATGGGCCCGCCGGGCGCGCGAGGGCTCGCCATCGAGGTGACGACGACGGACGGCGTGGAGTCCTTCTGGATCGCCGATGACCCCGAAACAGCGGGCGCCCAGATCGTCTATGTCCCGGCGGGCGGGAAGAAGCGCGCCGCGCCGTAA
- a CDS encoding nitroreductase family protein, protein DRVHDAARNAPSGSNRQPWKFILVTDEKLKEKLVTFCHGQAFLAQAPVVIAACGRDIEFDRGDWMGKYSMLVDVTIGMDHFILAARAEGLGTCWIGSFNNDQVKGLLGVPDRWEVVALTPLGYPEGDPFGETHDRKPLSEIVCVNHWE, encoded by the coding sequence TCGACCGCGTCCACGACGCGGCGCGCAACGCGCCCTCGGGCAGCAACCGTCAGCCGTGGAAGTTCATCCTGGTGACCGATGAGAAGCTCAAGGAGAAGCTCGTCACCTTCTGCCACGGTCAGGCCTTTCTCGCCCAGGCGCCGGTGGTGATCGCCGCATGTGGACGCGACATCGAATTCGACCGGGGCGACTGGATGGGCAAGTACTCGATGCTGGTGGATGTCACCATCGGCATGGATCACTTCATCCTGGCAGCGCGCGCTGAAGGGCTGGGCACGTGCTGGATCGGATCGTTCAATAACGACCAGGTCAAAGGATTGCTCGGCGTTCCCGACCGCTGGGAAGTCGTCGCCCTGACCCCACTGGGCTACCCCGAGGGCGATCCATTCGGCGAGACGCATGACCGCAAGCCGCTCAGCGAGATCGTTTGCGTCAACCACTGGGAGTGA
- a CDS encoding dihydrodipicolinate synthase family protein, which yields MTPPAGAKTPRPDFRGMMPVMPTPITESGDIDEASQRRLVQYCLKCGAVAVGHLGGASEFYKVGDKDRRRLIEIVVDEVAGRVPVYIGVTATAFRIAVDYAKEAEALGADMLMAGSPYMDVPDRDGMFEYYRGLSDAVSIPIIIQDTAVSSGVLTADVMWQLYQECGNIRYAKVEGQRFLAKMGELLELSGGAMQIIGGAGGRHLIHMLRAGVTAYMTGTEALDIHGAVVSAYLAGDEETAARIYFEQLLPYLMFYQEYPRELLKGMLRDRGVMDCAHVIPPAKVEPMSVLERREFDWVLERIGFNKRWPDIP from the coding sequence ATGACTCCACCCGCCGGTGCCAAGACACCCCGACCCGACTTCCGCGGCATGATGCCCGTCATGCCGACGCCCATCACCGAGTCCGGGGACATCGACGAAGCGAGCCAGCGACGGCTGGTGCAGTACTGCCTGAAGTGCGGCGCCGTCGCGGTCGGTCATCTCGGCGGCGCATCGGAATTCTACAAGGTCGGCGACAAGGACCGACGGCGCTTGATCGAAATCGTCGTTGACGAAGTCGCCGGCCGCGTGCCCGTGTACATCGGCGTCACCGCGACCGCCTTTCGCATCGCCGTGGACTACGCCAAAGAGGCCGAAGCCCTCGGCGCCGACATGCTGATGGCCGGCAGCCCTTACATGGATGTCCCGGACCGCGATGGCATGTTCGAGTACTACCGCGGGCTGTCCGACGCGGTCTCGATCCCGATCATCATCCAGGACACCGCGGTCAGCAGCGGCGTGCTGACCGCCGACGTGATGTGGCAGCTCTATCAGGAATGCGGGAACATCCGTTACGCCAAAGTCGAGGGGCAGCGGTTTCTGGCGAAGATGGGCGAACTGCTGGAGCTGTCCGGCGGGGCGATGCAGATCATCGGCGGCGCGGGCGGCAGGCACCTCATCCATATGCTGCGCGCCGGAGTCACCGCCTACATGACCGGCACGGAAGCGCTCGACATCCACGGCGCCGTCGTCAGCGCCTACCTCGCCGGCGACGAGGAGACGGCCGCACGCATCTACTTCGAGCAACTGCTCCCGTACCTCATGTTCTACCAGGAGTATCCCCGCGAGCTGCTCAAGGGCATGCTCCGCGACCGCGGCGTCATGGACTGCGCGCACGTCATCCCGCCCGCCAAGGTCGAGCCCATGAGCGTCCTCGAGCGCCGGGAGTTCGACTGGGTGCTCGAACGGATCGGCTTCAACAAGCGCTGGCCCGACATCCCGTGA